A stretch of Dietzia lutea DNA encodes these proteins:
- a CDS encoding GNAT family N-acetyltransferase has translation MTARLDEAVEADLGPLSDLAARTFPLACPPDLDAGVIGAFITEHLSEKAFRAYKESPDHEVLVCRADGGAIVGYVLLVEGTAMDPDCASQIVHRPTTGISKFYVDPDHHGAGIASLMLDDVTARSRQSGVRSVWLATNVANARARRFYVKHGFEPRGNRTFDVGGVANTDVVYELPL, from the coding sequence GTGACCGCGCGACTCGACGAGGCCGTAGAGGCCGACCTCGGCCCCCTCTCGGACCTGGCCGCCCGTACGTTCCCGCTGGCGTGCCCGCCCGACCTCGACGCGGGGGTGATCGGAGCCTTCATCACCGAGCACCTCAGTGAAAAGGCGTTCAGGGCATACAAGGAGTCCCCGGACCACGAGGTGCTGGTGTGTCGTGCAGACGGCGGCGCGATCGTGGGGTACGTCCTGCTCGTAGAGGGCACGGCGATGGATCCGGACTGCGCATCGCAGATCGTCCACCGCCCCACGACGGGCATCAGCAAGTTCTACGTCGACCCGGACCACCACGGCGCGGGTATCGCGTCCTTGATGCTCGACGACGTGACGGCGCGGAGCCGGCAGTCGGGTGTGCGGAGCGTCTGGTTGGCCACAAACGTCGCGAACGCGCGGGCCCGCAGGTTCTACGTCAAGCACGGGTTCGAGCCTCGCGGAAATCGGACTTTTGACGTGGGCGGCGTAGCCAACACCGACGTCGTCTACGAACTGCCCCTCTGA
- a CDS encoding DsbA family oxidoreductase, giving the protein MRIDVWSDVICPFCWIGKRHLEAALESFRVEHPDTEVEVAWRAYELDPSAPRVTGDEPGETSVEMLARKYGMSRAEAEAGQKQMAARFRELGLEFDWRSARVSSTFDAHRLAALAAEHGRADEVDEGLRRAHFSEGQVISDPAVLRRIGVDAGLPSDSVDRVLAGDDFSDQVRRDVETARGLGVRGVPFFVFDGRLAVSGAQPVEVFVQALEQALESGAEATSDAG; this is encoded by the coding sequence ATGCGCATCGATGTCTGGTCCGACGTCATCTGTCCGTTCTGCTGGATCGGCAAGCGGCATCTGGAGGCGGCGCTGGAGTCCTTCCGGGTCGAGCATCCCGACACCGAGGTCGAGGTCGCGTGGCGCGCCTACGAACTCGATCCGTCGGCACCTCGCGTCACGGGCGACGAGCCGGGCGAGACCAGCGTCGAGATGCTCGCGCGCAAATACGGGATGTCCCGGGCCGAAGCCGAGGCTGGGCAGAAGCAGATGGCCGCCCGCTTCCGCGAGTTGGGTCTGGAGTTCGACTGGCGGTCGGCGCGGGTCAGCTCGACGTTCGACGCGCACCGGCTCGCCGCGTTGGCGGCTGAGCACGGGCGCGCCGACGAGGTGGACGAGGGACTGCGCCGCGCCCACTTCTCGGAGGGTCAGGTGATCTCGGACCCCGCCGTGTTGCGACGTATCGGCGTCGACGCCGGCCTGCCCTCCGACTCGGTCGACCGGGTGCTGGCCGGCGACGATTTCTCCGACCAGGTCCGGCGCGACGTGGAGACCGCCCGCGGCCTCGGGGTCCGAGGGGTGCCGTTCTTCGTGTTCGATGGCCGGCTCGCGGTGAGCGGCGCGCAGCCCGTGGAGGTGTTCGTACAGGCGCTGGAGCAGGCACTGGAGTCCGGCGCGGAGGCCACGTCCGACGCCGGCTGA